A window of Bacteroidales bacterium contains these coding sequences:
- a CDS encoding esterase family protein has translation MFHALQHNGKKLRYTEKLKAYCKSKALDRRITYKVFYPEVLIAGKTYPLLILNDGQESGSIKIKETLELLTGENLIEPIIVAGVYAGERMQEYGIAQQGDYAGRGSKAGLYTRFLLHEFIPHLGTWLPVSEKSSHNSIAGYSLGALSAFDIAWNNSDHFGNVGCFSGSFWWRTREWKKGRNVDRFRIAHDIVRTTENAPASLKFWFQTGTLDEKSDRNGNGVIDSIDDTLDLIKELEKQNILNGERIKYLEIEGGKHHPETWAIAMKDFLVWAYGNKTRNQ, from the coding sequence TTGTTCCACGCCTTACAACACAACGGAAAGAAATTGCGCTACACTGAAAAACTCAAAGCTTACTGTAAAAGTAAAGCCCTGGATCGGAGAATCACTTATAAAGTCTTCTACCCGGAAGTTTTGATCGCAGGCAAAACATACCCTTTGCTGATCCTGAACGATGGTCAGGAAAGCGGTTCGATAAAGATCAAAGAAACACTTGAATTATTAACCGGTGAGAACCTGATAGAACCCATCATTGTCGCCGGAGTTTATGCCGGTGAAAGAATGCAGGAATACGGGATTGCGCAACAAGGCGACTATGCGGGGCGGGGTTCCAAGGCTGGATTATACACCCGATTTTTATTGCACGAATTCATTCCACATTTGGGAACCTGGCTACCAGTTTCTGAAAAAAGTTCGCACAATAGCATCGCAGGCTACAGCCTGGGAGCGCTATCAGCTTTTGACATTGCTTGGAACAACTCTGATCATTTTGGAAATGTAGGTTGCTTTTCCGGTAGTTTCTGGTGGCGAACACGAGAGTGGAAAAAAGGGCGGAATGTTGATAGATTCAGAATTGCACATGATATAGTTCGTACAACTGAAAATGCTCCTGCCAGCTTAAAATTTTGGTTTCAAACCGGAACCCTCGATGAAAAAAGCGACCGCAATGGCAACGGTGTTATTGATTCTATTGATGATACACTCGACCTGATCAAAGAGCTGGAGAAACAAAATATCCTGAACGGCGAAAGAATAAAATACCTGGAAATTGAGGGCGGGAAACATCATCCTGAAACCTGGGCTATTGCAATGAAGGATTTTCTGGTGTGGGCTTATGGCAATAAAACACGGAATCAATAA
- a CDS encoding esterase family protein gives MQETTHKWFSNNIGAEITTLSFGHAGFPVVLFPTSMGTYYENKDFKLVESARWFIEQGLIKIYCPDSVDRQSWYNKGIHPFDRARNHIWYDKFLLEELVPLVRNETAVQRIAFAGCSFGAYHAMNFAFKHPDAASYVLNMGGAYTIKDLADGFHNDDIYFNNPVDFIPQLNDPRIWDLFVILGTGEHDICKDDNLQMAEILRNKNIEHWLDVRPGKDHDWPVWREMFPHYLSAITARQFR, from the coding sequence ATGCAAGAAACTACACATAAATGGTTCTCCAACAATATTGGCGCTGAGATTACTACGCTTTCATTTGGCCATGCCGGATTTCCGGTTGTACTTTTTCCAACTTCAATGGGAACCTATTATGAGAACAAGGATTTTAAGCTGGTAGAATCGGCACGCTGGTTCATTGAGCAGGGATTAATTAAGATTTATTGCCCCGACAGTGTGGATCGCCAAAGTTGGTACAACAAAGGCATTCATCCCTTTGATCGTGCCAGGAACCACATCTGGTATGATAAATTCCTGCTTGAAGAGCTGGTGCCGCTGGTTCGGAATGAAACCGCTGTGCAACGTATAGCATTTGCAGGGTGTAGCTTTGGCGCTTACCATGCCATGAACTTTGCTTTCAAACACCCCGATGCTGCAAGTTATGTGCTTAACATGGGCGGCGCTTACACCATCAAAGACCTTGCTGATGGCTTTCATAATGATGATATTTATTTCAACAATCCTGTTGATTTTATCCCTCAACTGAATGATCCGCGCATCTGGGATCTTTTTGTGATCCTCGGCACCGGCGAACATGATATTTGCAAAGACGACAACCTGCAAATGGCTGAAATACTGCGAAACAAGAATATCGAACACTGGTTGGATGTACGCCCGGGTAAGGACCACGATTGGCCAGTGTGGCGTGAAATGTTCCCTCATTATCTTTCTGCTATTACTGCCCGGCAATTTCGCTAA
- a CDS encoding carboxylate-amine ligase, with the protein MSDFSIGIEEEYMILDPETRELTSHDQKIVEIASKLLDDQVKAEMHQAVVEAGTSICENIKEAKKEICMLRKNIAEIAHSLGFRLGASGSHPFSHFTNQLITPNPRYDQIVNELQEAARSNLIFGLHVHVGVSDRNMAMHIANTMRYFLPHIYALSVNSPFWEGRNTGYMSFRSKVFERFPRTGIPDYFTSYDDYTRYIKLLVKTGCIDNAKKIWWDLRVHPFYPTIEFRICDIPTRVEASVCLAALFQALVYKLYKLRLRNVTFINYQRALINENKWRASRYGIDGKLIDFGKEEEVRTRVLIMELLDFVDDVLVELDSREEINYIYTILKEGTGADKQLAVFEKTKSLEAVVDYIIEESVQGLD; encoded by the coding sequence ATGTCTGACTTCTCAATTGGAATAGAAGAGGAATACATGATCCTCGACCCGGAAACCCGCGAACTGACCTCTCACGATCAGAAAATCGTTGAGATTGCCTCCAAACTGCTCGACGATCAGGTAAAAGCAGAAATGCATCAGGCAGTAGTTGAAGCCGGTACCAGTATCTGCGAAAATATCAAGGAAGCGAAAAAGGAAATCTGTATGCTCCGGAAAAATATTGCGGAAATAGCCCATAGCCTTGGTTTCAGGCTGGGCGCTTCGGGTTCGCACCCATTTTCTCATTTTACCAATCAACTGATCACCCCCAATCCACGTTACGACCAGATTGTGAATGAACTACAGGAAGCCGCAAGATCAAATCTTATTTTTGGCTTGCACGTGCATGTGGGTGTTAGCGATCGCAACATGGCCATGCATATTGCCAATACCATGCGTTATTTCCTGCCGCATATTTACGCGCTTTCAGTCAATTCGCCCTTCTGGGAAGGACGGAACACCGGTTATATGTCGTTCCGCTCAAAAGTTTTTGAACGCTTTCCGCGAACCGGAATTCCCGATTATTTTACCAGCTACGACGATTACACCCGCTACATAAAATTGCTCGTAAAAACCGGCTGTATTGACAATGCCAAGAAAATCTGGTGGGATTTGCGGGTGCATCCTTTTTACCCGACCATTGAATTCAGAATTTGCGACATCCCTACACGGGTTGAAGCAAGCGTTTGCCTGGCTGCATTGTTCCAGGCTTTGGTCTACAAACTGTATAAACTTCGCCTAAGAAATGTTACATTCATCAATTACCAGCGGGCACTGATCAATGAAAATAAGTGGCGGGCTTCGCGTTACGGCATTGATGGAAAGCTGATTGATTTTGGCAAGGAAGAAGAAGTACGTACGCGCGTGCTCATCATGGAATTGCTCGATTTTGTTGACGATGTACTGGTTGAACTCGACAGCCGTGAAGAAATTAATTACATCTATACGATCCTGAAGGAAGGAACCGGCGCCGATAAGCAACTCGCTGTATTTGAGAAAACCAAAAGCCTCGAAGCTGTGGTTGATTATATCATTGAAGAATCTGTGCAGGGACTTGATTGA
- a CDS encoding GMP synthase — translation MTQTSFRFAMIDMYDGHENQGKRSIETIVHEFAKSFNLDLTYDIFDTRGKGEIPDLSYDAYLSTGGPGSPLDSEGSHWEAKFFNFVEQLRAHNRSAAENKKPLFLICHSFQVFCRHYGLARVGLRKSTSFGVFPIHKTSFGKEEPFFNNLPDPFWAADHRDYQVTKVDFEKMEEFGAKLLCREKIRPLVPLERAVMAVRFSDYIFGTQFHPEADPVGMLHYFSMPEKREQIIEKYGEDKFEHMIAHLNVPGHLVLTRNTVLPSFLESALTYKMILQA, via the coding sequence ATGACTCAGACTTCTTTCCGCTTTGCGATGATTGATATGTACGATGGCCACGAAAACCAGGGCAAACGCTCTATTGAAACCATCGTTCATGAATTCGCGAAGTCTTTTAACCTTGATCTCACATACGATATTTTTGATACCCGCGGCAAAGGGGAAATTCCTGATTTGTCGTACGATGCCTACCTTTCAACCGGAGGACCGGGAAGTCCGCTGGACAGCGAAGGCTCTCATTGGGAAGCGAAGTTTTTCAACTTCGTGGAGCAACTTAGAGCCCATAACCGCAGCGCTGCTGAGAATAAGAAACCTCTTTTTCTGATTTGCCACTCATTCCAGGTTTTCTGCCGGCATTATGGACTTGCCAGGGTCGGACTGCGAAAGTCAACAAGCTTTGGTGTGTTTCCGATCCATAAAACTTCCTTTGGAAAGGAAGAACCTTTTTTCAATAATCTTCCTGATCCATTTTGGGCAGCGGATCACCGCGATTACCAGGTCACCAAAGTTGACTTTGAAAAAATGGAAGAGTTTGGAGCTAAACTGCTTTGCCGCGAAAAAATCCGGCCTCTTGTTCCTCTCGAAAGAGCGGTGATGGCCGTCAGATTTTCCGACTATATTTTCGGAACCCAATTCCACCCCGAAGCCGATCCTGTTGGCATGCTTCATTACTTTTCGATGCCCGAAAAACGCGAACAGATCATTGAGAAATATGGAGAGGACAAGTTTGAGCACATGATTGCCCACCTGAATGTTCCCGGCCATCTGGTTCTTACACGCAACACCGTTTTACCTTCATTTCTTGAATCTGCGCTCACATACAAAATGATATTGCAGGCATGA
- a CDS encoding type IIA DNA topoisomerase subunit B produces the protein MTEKYTEESIRSLDWKEHIRLRPGMYIGKLGDGSSQDDGIYVLLKEVVDNAIDEFVMGHGRTIDISIKDQLVSIRDYGRGMPLGKLIDCVSKINTGAKYDSKVFKKAVGLNGVGAKAVNALSKYFKAQSVREGRTRIVEYENGNLVKDHPEHDSDERNGTLIAFTPDDGIFGNYHYLSEYIDKQLWNYVYLNRGLTIRFNGQSYYSKNGLHDLLSNVINGSHQIYPIIHIKEDDFECAFTHTSKQYGEEYYSFVNGQHTTQGGTHQLAFREAIVKTIREFYKKDFDASDIRSSIVAALSIKIVEPVFESQTKTKLGSSHIETGGPTIRNYIGDIVKRNLDNYLHINTDTTEALYRKILQSEKERKELANIKKLAKESVKKASLHNKKLRDCRVHYNSNDNRRLETTLFITEGDSASGSITKSRDVNTQAVFSLKGKPLNCYGLSKRIVYENEEFNLLQTALNIEEDLENLRYNNIVVATDADVDGMHIRLLLLTFFLQFYPDLVKSGHVYILQTPLFRVRNKKKTIYCYSDEERVAALKELGQNPEITRFKGLGEISPDEFKHFIGPAMRLDPVILKKSSEIQEALEFYMGRNTPERQQFIMLNLRYEEERA, from the coding sequence ATGACTGAAAAATATACTGAAGAAAGCATACGCTCACTCGATTGGAAAGAGCATATCCGCCTGCGCCCGGGCATGTACATCGGCAAACTTGGCGATGGCTCATCGCAGGACGATGGCATTTATGTGTTGCTCAAAGAAGTGGTTGACAACGCCATTGACGAATTTGTAATGGGCCACGGCCGCACCATTGATATCTCTATTAAAGACCAGTTGGTTTCTATCCGCGATTATGGGCGTGGTATGCCGCTTGGCAAACTGATTGACTGCGTTTCAAAAATCAATACCGGCGCCAAATACGATTCAAAGGTTTTCAAGAAAGCCGTAGGTTTGAATGGGGTCGGAGCCAAGGCGGTGAACGCACTTTCCAAGTATTTCAAGGCGCAATCAGTTCGTGAAGGAAGAACCAGAATAGTTGAATACGAAAACGGGAACCTTGTAAAGGATCATCCTGAGCACGACAGCGACGAGCGCAACGGAACCCTCATTGCGTTCACACCCGATGATGGTATTTTCGGTAACTACCACTACCTGAGCGAATATATTGACAAGCAACTCTGGAATTATGTTTATCTGAACCGCGGACTTACGATCCGTTTCAACGGGCAATCGTATTATTCGAAAAACGGCTTGCACGATCTGCTTTCGAATGTAATCAACGGCAGCCACCAGATTTACCCGATCATCCACATCAAGGAAGATGATTTTGAATGTGCCTTCACGCATACGTCTAAACAGTATGGCGAAGAATATTATTCATTTGTGAACGGCCAGCACACCACACAGGGCGGCACGCACCAGCTTGCATTCCGCGAAGCCATCGTAAAAACCATCCGCGAATTTTACAAAAAGGATTTTGATGCTTCGGACATCCGATCCTCCATTGTGGCAGCGCTGAGTATCAAAATTGTTGAACCGGTTTTTGAATCCCAAACCAAAACCAAGCTGGGTTCATCACACATTGAAACCGGCGGACCAACCATTCGTAATTACATAGGCGATATCGTAAAACGCAACCTCGATAATTACCTCCACATCAACACCGATACGACTGAGGCGCTTTACCGTAAGATCCTGCAGTCGGAAAAAGAACGCAAGGAACTGGCGAACATCAAGAAACTTGCAAAAGAGAGCGTTAAAAAAGCCAGCCTGCACAACAAAAAACTCCGCGATTGCCGGGTGCACTACAACAGCAACGACAACCGCCGGCTCGAAACCACTTTGTTTATCACCGAGGGCGATTCGGCCAGCGGTTCGATCACAAAATCGAGAGATGTGAATACCCAGGCCGTTTTCAGCCTGAAAGGCAAGCCGCTGAACTGCTACGGCCTGAGCAAACGCATTGTTTACGAAAACGAGGAATTTAACCTGCTGCAAACAGCGCTCAATATCGAAGAAGACCTTGAAAATTTGCGCTATAATAATATTGTTGTTGCCACCGATGCCGACGTTGACGGCATGCACATCCGCCTGCTGCTGCTCACTTTTTTCCTGCAATTCTATCCCGACCTGGTAAAATCAGGGCATGTTTACATTTTGCAAACTCCGCTGTTCAGGGTCCGGAATAAAAAGAAAACCATTTATTGCTACAGCGACGAAGAGCGGGTTGCAGCGCTCAAAGAACTGGGTCAGAACCCCGAAATCACGCGTTTTAAAGGACTTGGTGAAATCAGTCCCGATGAGTTCAAGCATTTTATCGGGCCCGCCATGCGCCTCGATCCGGTGATCCTGAAAAAATCTTCTGAAATACAGGAAGCGCTTGAATTTTACATGGGCCGCAACACACCCGAAAGACAACAATTTATTATGCTAAACCTGCGCTACGAGGAAGAGCGCGCCTGA
- a CDS encoding sulfite exporter TauE/SafE family protein, translating into MEYILIALVAFGAAMLTFFSGFGLGTILLPVFAIFFPVEIAIAMTAIVHLINNLFKMSLIWQAVNLKVAALFAIPAALFAIGGALLLNYLSSDDALFTYHLGNKEFEVTLIKLIIGLLLIIFAIIEIDKRFDKLALPRKYLPIGGALSGFFGGLSGHQGALRSLFLLRAGLGKEGFIATGIAAAIVIDISRLSIYGTSFFSKHFAAISNDNSVWMVVVATLAAFAGSFIGRRMLKKVTMRTVQLSVGFLILVMGVLLGSGII; encoded by the coding sequence ATGGAATACATTCTCATCGCCCTCGTTGCCTTTGGCGCTGCCATGCTGACCTTCTTTTCGGGTTTCGGACTTGGAACCATACTCTTACCGGTATTTGCCATCTTCTTTCCAGTGGAGATTGCCATTGCCATGACAGCCATAGTGCACCTGATCAACAATCTTTTTAAGATGAGCCTGATCTGGCAAGCCGTCAATCTGAAAGTTGCTGCCCTGTTTGCAATTCCGGCAGCGTTGTTTGCTATTGGCGGCGCTTTGTTGCTGAACTATCTTAGCAGTGATGACGCTTTGTTTACCTATCATCTTGGCAACAAGGAATTTGAAGTCACGCTAATCAAGCTTATTATTGGCTTGCTGCTGATCATTTTTGCCATCATTGAAATTGACAAACGCTTCGATAAGTTGGCCCTGCCCCGCAAATACCTTCCCATCGGAGGGGCTTTGTCTGGTTTCTTCGGAGGTTTGTCGGGGCACCAGGGTGCTCTGCGCTCATTGTTTCTGTTGAGGGCAGGATTAGGCAAAGAGGGCTTTATCGCCACAGGCATTGCCGCTGCCATTGTGATAGATATTTCGAGGCTTAGCATTTACGGAACATCATTTTTCTCAAAACATTTTGCGGCTATCAGCAACGACAACTCAGTCTGGATGGTGGTGGTCGCAACCTTGGCTGCCTTTGCAGGGTCATTTATTGGCAGGAGGATGTTGAAAAAAGTCACCATGCGAACCGTTCAGTTATCCGTTGGGTTTTTGATCCTGGTGATGGGGGTGCTTCTTGGGTCTGGAATCATTTAA
- a CDS encoding glycyl-radical enzyme activating protein, which yields MQGIIFDIRSFSIHDGPGIRQTVFLKGCPLRCAWCHNPESQENITETMTSHKKLGGQTFTRTEEVGKLMSVEGVMQSIEKDIPFFEESGGGVTFSGGEPLMQPEFTTALLTASRKNGIHTALDTCGYAEPEVIDKVLPLTDLFLYDLKLADDEAHKQFTGVSNRPILENLNKISASGKPIIIRIPLIPGITDTEENLSGLKYIIEQTQGIQRIDLLPFHAIAKSKYERMGKTCWQQTENGYDQFKAQEIKEYFMNSVQTVTIGA from the coding sequence GTGCAAGGTATAATTTTCGACATCCGCAGCTTCTCCATCCACGATGGACCCGGAATCCGCCAAACGGTTTTTCTGAAAGGTTGTCCTTTGCGATGCGCCTGGTGCCATAACCCCGAGAGCCAGGAAAATATCACTGAAACCATGACGAGCCACAAGAAACTTGGCGGTCAGACTTTTACCCGGACTGAAGAAGTGGGCAAGCTGATGAGCGTTGAAGGAGTGATGCAAAGCATTGAAAAAGACATTCCTTTTTTCGAGGAATCCGGTGGTGGTGTGACCTTTTCGGGTGGAGAACCATTGATGCAGCCGGAGTTTACAACGGCTTTGCTTACTGCAAGCCGTAAAAATGGGATTCATACCGCACTTGATACCTGTGGTTATGCCGAACCTGAAGTTATTGACAAGGTGTTGCCCCTCACTGATTTGTTTCTTTACGACCTCAAGCTTGCCGATGATGAAGCCCATAAACAATTCACAGGAGTAAGCAACCGGCCCATTCTTGAAAATCTTAATAAGATCAGTGCATCTGGCAAGCCCATCATTATCCGCATTCCGTTGATCCCGGGTATTACCGATACAGAGGAAAACCTTTCAGGATTAAAATATATCATTGAGCAAACACAAGGAATCCAGCGCATTGATCTGTTGCCTTTCCATGCCATTGCCAAAAGCAAATACGAGCGAATGGGCAAAACATGCTGGCAGCAAACTGAAAACGGCTACGATCAGTTTAAAGCGCAGGAAATTAAGGAGTATTTTATGAACTCGGTACAGACAGTTACAATTGGGGCATAA